From Nicotiana tabacum cultivar K326 chromosome 22, ASM71507v2, whole genome shotgun sequence, one genomic window encodes:
- the LOC107778593 gene encoding myosin-9-like isoform X4 produces the protein MQGIPVNITVGSHVWIEDPSVAWIDGQVSEVNGQEIQVQTSDGRTVVANLSKTYPKDEDAPDGGVDDMTELSYLHEPGVLHNLATRYQLHEIYTYTGSILIAINPFQKLPHLYDGHMMEKYKGVPLGKLSPHVFAIADAAYRAMINEGKSNSILVSGESGAGKTETTKMLMRYLAYLGGHKGTQRRTVEQQVLESNPVLEAFGNAKTVRNNNSSRFGKFVEIQFDKNGRISGAAIRTYLLERSRVCQVSDPERNYHCFYLLCAAPQEEIKRYKLRDPKSFHYLNQSNCYELVGVSDAHDYLEIRRAMDIVGISEKEQEAIFRVVASVLHLGNIEFAKGNEIDSSVLKDDKSRFHLQTTAELLMCDVTLLEDALLRRVMVTPEEVIKRSLDPEAAAVSRDGLAKTIYSRLFDWLVDKINNSIGQDPNSKSLIGVLDIYGFESFKSNSFEQFCINYTNEKLQQHFNQHMFKIEQEEYSKEEINWSYIEFVDNQDVLDLIEKKPGGIIALLDEACMFPKSTHETFSQKLYQIFKANKRFIKPKLSRTDFTIAHYAGEVQYQSDQFLDKNKDYVVPEHQDLLSASKCPFVVGLFPPVAEESTKSSSKSSKFSSIGSRFKLQLQSLMETLNSTEPHYIRCVKPNSLLKPAIFENVNIMQQLRCGGVLEAIRISCAGYPTHKTFSEFLNRFGLLAPEVLEEHVDEKVACEKILEKTGLASYQIGKTKVFLRSGQMAELDAHRALKLTTAVKTIQKETRSHIAWKYYVSLQKAAICLQSLCRARFAFKLYVTMKREAASLRIQTKFRGHLARKSYTKLKCSVIALQTGIRVAAAREKFRYEKQTRAAIIIQAHERRHKVFSYYNKLIWASILAQCRWRGRVARRELRKLKMASRESGALKEAKVKLEKQVEELKLQLQLEKRLRMDLEEAKDQEIAKLQNSLRGMQSKLNETNTSPIKEYEAAQKAIEGDSSTVEKKTVPVEHAETVEALTAEVENLKVLFKKEKHRADDSERKCAEAQESSKEKCRKLEETERKVQQLQDSLNRYLLQGVLLGMLYSRRIT, from the exons ATGCAGGGCATTCCAGTAAATATTACTGTAGGTTCTCATGTGTGGATCGAGGATCCATCAGTTGCTTGGATTGATGGACAAGTATCGGAGGTTAATGGACAGGAAATTCAGGTTCAGACATCTGATGGGAGGACG GTTGTAGCAAATTTATCAAAAACTTACCCCAAGGATGAAGATGCTCCTGATGGAGGAGTTGATGACATGACTGAACTTTCATATTTGCATGAGCCTGGAGTCTTACATAATTTGGCAACAAGATATCAACTCCATGAAATCTAT ACTTATACTGGAAGTATTCTTATAGCAATTAATCCATTTCAAAAACTGCCTCATTTATATGACGGCCACATGATGGAAAAATATAAAGGAGTACCACTTGGTAAACTAAGTCCTCATGTCTTTGCTATTGCTGATGCTGCTTACAG GGCAATGATCAATGAGGGTAAAAGCAATTCTATATTGGTTAGTGGAGAAAGTGGTGCTGGTAAGACTGAAACTACAAAAATGCTTATGCGCTATCTTGCCTATTTGGGCGGCCATAAAGGCACTCAAAGGCGGACTGTGGAACAGCAAGTACTGGAG TCAAATCCAGTACTTGAAGCATTTGGCAATGCCAAAACAGTTAGAAATAACAATTCAAG CCGTTTCGGTAAATTTGTGGAGATTCAGTTCGACAAGAATGGAAGAATATCTGGTGCAGCTATTAGAACTTATCTGCTTGAAAGGTCTCGAGTTTGCCAAGTTTCAGACCCTGAACGGAACTATCATTGTTTCTACCTTCTCTGTGCAGCACCGCAGGAG GAGATCAAAAGGTATAAGTTGAGGGATCCCAAATCATTTCACTATCTCAATCAATCAAATTGCTATGAACTAGTAGGCGTTAGTGATGCTCATGACTATCTTGAGATAAGGAGGGCAATGGATATCGTTGGAATTAGCGAGAAAGAGCAG GAGGCAATTTTTAGAGTTGTGGCTTCTGTTCTTCATCTTGGTAATATAGAATTTGCAAAGGGCAATGAAATTGATTCATCTGTTCTGAAAGATGACAAATCTAGGTTTCATCTTCAAACTACCGCAGAGCTTCTGAT GTGTGATGTTACTTTACTGGAGGATGCCCTACTGAGACGTGTAATGGTCACTCCTGAAGAAGTTATAAAGAGAAGTCTTGATCCTGAAGCTGCAGCAGTAAGCAGAGATGGGTTAGCTAAAACAATATATTCTCGCTTATTCGACTG GTTGGTGGACAAAATTAATAACTCGATCGGGCAAGATCCTAACTCCAAATCTCTAATTGGTGTTCTTGACATTTATGGTTTTGAAAGTTTCAAAAGTAATAG TTTTGAACAATTCTGCATTAATTATACAAATGAGAAGCTGCAGCAACATTTTAACCAG CACATGTTCAAGATAGAGCAGGAGGAATACTCTAAGGAAGAGATAAATTGGAGCTATATAGAATTTGTGGACAACCAGGATGTCCTAGATCTTATTGAAAAG AAACCTGGAGGTATCATTGCTCTTCTTGATGAAGCCTG TATGTTCCCCAAGTCAACTCACGAAACATTCTCACAAAAGCTTTATCAGATATTCAAGGCCAACAAACGCTTTATCAAACCAAAATTGTCCCGCACTGATTTTACCATTGCTCATTATGCTGGAGAG GTTCAATACCAATCTGATCAATTTTTGGATAAGAACAAAGACTATGTTGTTCCTGAGCATCAGGATTTGTTAAGTGCTTCTAAATGCCCATTTGTAGTGGGCCTTTTCCCTCCTGTTGCTGAGGAGTCAACTAAATCTTCATCCAAATCGTCCAAGTTCTCATCCATTGGTTCTCGTTTCAAG TTACAACTCCAATCATTGATGGAAACCCTGAATTCTACAGAACCTCATTACATCAGATGTGTGAAGCCTAACAGTCTTTTGAAACCTGCAATATTTGAGAATGTTAACATTATGCAGCAGCTACGTTGTGGT GGTGTTCTAGAGGCAATTCGAATTAGTTGTGCTGGCTATCCTACGCATAAGACATTTTCTGAATTTCTGAATCGATTTGGTCTTCTTGCTCCAGAGGTCTTGGAAGAGCA CGTTGATGAAAAAGTTGCATGCGAAAAGATATTAGAAAAGACAGGGCTTGCTTCTTATCAG ATTGGAAAAACAAAGGTTTTTCTGAGATCAGGGCAGATGGCCGAGCTAGATGCACACAGAGCATTAAAGCTAACCACTGCAGTTAAGACAATACAAAAGGAAACTAGATCTCATATTGCGTGGAAATATTATGTTTCTTTGCAGAAGGCTGCAATTTGCTTACAATCCTTGTGTCGAG CAAGGTTTGCTTTCAAATTGTATGTCACCATGAAAAGAGAGGCTGCTTCTCTCAGAATCCAGACAAAGTTCCGTGGACACTTGGCCAGAAAATCCTACACAAAACTTAAATGTTCAGTCATTGCTCTTCAGACTGGAATTCGAGTGGCAGCTGCACGAGAGAAGTTCAGATATGAAAAACAAACCAGGGCAGCAATTATTATACAG GCCCATGAGCGTCGTCACAAAGTCTTTTCATATTATAATAAACTCATATGGGCATCAATTCTAGCACAATGCAGATGGAGGGGAAGAGTTGCAAGGAGGGAGCTTCGGAAACTAAAGATG GCTTCAAGAGAATCAGGCGCACTGAAAGAGGCAAAGGTTAAGCTTGAAAAACAGGTTGAAGAACTTAAATTGCAGTTGCAGTTGGAGAAACGTCTAAGG ATGGACTTGGAAGAGGCAAAGGACCAGGAAATAGCAAAATTGCAGAATTCATTGCGGGGCATGCAAAGCAAACTGAATGAAACAAATACATCGCCCATCAAGGAATATGAGGCTGCTCAAAAAGCTATTGAAGGAGACTCTTCAACAGTTGAAAAGAAAACGGTCCCAGTTGAGCATGCAGAAACAGTTGAAGCTTTAACTGCAGAAGTGGAAAATTTAAAG GTgttatttaaaaaagaaaagcacCGTGCTGATGATTCTGAAAGGAAATGTGCTGAAGCTCAGGAATCAAGTAAGGAGAAGTGCCGGAAGTTAGAAGAGACCGAAAGAAAAGTTCAACAACTCCAGGACTCGCTTAACAG ATATCTTTTACAAGGAGTGCTGCTTGGGATGCTATACTCACGGCGCATAACCTGA